A region from the Saccharomonospora azurea NA-128 genome encodes:
- a CDS encoding MCE family protein, whose product MTDTRFGQKLARGIAAACVLGLVVAGALWWTLKDAGSKHVTAYFTEAIGLYEGNSVRILGVEVGEVVSVEPEGDRVRVEMTYDRKFSVPADAGAILVAPSLVSDRYVQFTPAHTEGDELADGAVIPLTRTAVPLEIDELGESLSRVSEALGPNGANADGSLSDLLDTAAENLDGNGKALNQTITKLGQAAGTLSGNSEDLFVTVENLAKLSGTLADSDGQVRRFEEQLAQVSGFLADERENLSATVAELGTTLEIVDEFLTDNHDRVKSNVDKLADVTEVLVEQRAALAETLDIAPLALGNLANTYNAASGTLDARPNMNELTEPPIAMVCGLLKQTPKALDALGGLCSKLSGVLEGAVPLPSLAESVNSLNKGELPPLPLPLVGQITGGGDR is encoded by the coding sequence ATGACCGACACCCGCTTCGGGCAAAAGCTCGCCCGCGGAATCGCCGCCGCCTGCGTGCTCGGCCTGGTGGTCGCCGGCGCGCTGTGGTGGACGTTGAAGGACGCGGGCTCCAAGCACGTCACCGCGTACTTCACCGAGGCGATCGGCCTCTACGAGGGCAACAGCGTCCGCATCCTCGGCGTCGAGGTGGGCGAGGTGGTCTCCGTCGAGCCGGAGGGCGACCGCGTCAGGGTGGAGATGACCTACGACCGGAAGTTCTCCGTCCCCGCCGACGCGGGTGCGATCCTCGTCGCGCCCTCGCTGGTCTCCGACCGCTACGTGCAGTTCACCCCGGCCCACACGGAGGGAGACGAACTCGCCGACGGCGCCGTGATCCCGTTGACGCGCACCGCCGTCCCGCTGGAGATCGACGAACTCGGCGAGAGCCTCAGCCGCGTCTCCGAGGCGCTGGGACCGAACGGCGCCAACGCGGACGGCTCCCTGTCGGACCTCCTCGACACGGCCGCCGAGAACCTCGACGGCAACGGCAAGGCGCTCAACCAGACCATCACCAAGCTCGGACAGGCTGCGGGCACGCTGTCCGGCAACTCCGAGGACCTGTTCGTCACCGTCGAGAACCTCGCCAAGCTGTCCGGCACGCTCGCCGACAGCGACGGGCAGGTGCGCCGGTTCGAGGAGCAGCTCGCCCAGGTCAGCGGATTCCTCGCCGACGAGCGCGAGAACCTGTCGGCCACCGTCGCCGAACTCGGCACCACGCTGGAGATCGTCGACGAGTTCCTTACCGACAACCACGATCGCGTGAAGTCCAACGTCGACAAACTCGCCGACGTCACCGAGGTGCTCGTCGAACAGCGGGCCGCGCTCGCGGAGACGCTCGACATCGCGCCACTCGCGCTCGGCAACCTCGCCAACACCTACAACGCCGCGTCGGGCACCCTCGACGCCCGGCCGAACATGAACGAGCTGACCGAACCCCCGATCGCCATGGTCTGCGGTCTGCTCAAGCAGACGCCCAAGGCACTCGACGCGCTCGGCGGCCTGTGTTCGAAGCTGAGCGGAGTCCTGGAGGGAGCCGTCCCGCTCCCGTCGCTGGCCGAGAGCGTGAACTCGCTGAACAAGGGCGAGCTGCCGCCGCTGCCGCTTCCGCTGGTCGGACAGATCACGGGTGGAGGTGACCGATGA
- a CDS encoding MCE family protein yields the protein MRRLRAGIAAASAATLLVIAGCSGYQGVYDVPLPGGADLGDDPYTVRVHFRDVLDLVPKAGVRVGEVPVGAVEEVKLAEDGWTAEVVLAVNRDVRLPAGAIANLRQSSLLGEKYVELAAPAEGTDAGGGTLADGDLIPIERTNRSVQVEEVLGALSMLLNGGGVEQLNTITKELNAALEGNAPDIKSLLRNAEKLVKALDEQSSDITTALDALNRLSSTLNSQRDKIAVAVEDLGPGLEVLERQRDQLVDMLSALDGLSEVAVETVDAGQEDLVANLEALLPVLRKLGEAGSDLPNALELMLTYPFTDAAAEGVKGDYMNLYLELDLNLKEILANLGRSRQNPLHSLPIVGDLTNPRETDSDDTSSVLPIPGDDPYSTQGQDSGESGLGGLLDSIVGGAR from the coding sequence ATGAGGCGGCTTCGCGCGGGCATCGCCGCCGCGAGCGCGGCCACGCTGCTCGTCATCGCCGGGTGCAGCGGGTACCAGGGCGTCTACGACGTCCCACTGCCCGGAGGCGCCGACCTCGGCGACGACCCGTACACCGTGCGCGTGCACTTCCGCGACGTCCTCGACCTCGTGCCCAAGGCGGGAGTGCGGGTGGGGGAGGTTCCCGTCGGCGCCGTCGAGGAGGTGAAGCTCGCCGAGGACGGGTGGACCGCCGAGGTGGTGCTCGCCGTCAACCGCGACGTCCGGCTACCCGCGGGCGCCATCGCCAACCTGCGCCAGTCCAGCCTGCTCGGTGAGAAGTACGTCGAGCTCGCCGCACCCGCCGAGGGCACCGACGCCGGCGGCGGCACCCTCGCCGACGGCGACCTCATCCCGATCGAGCGCACCAACCGCAGCGTCCAGGTCGAGGAGGTGCTGGGCGCGCTGTCCATGCTTCTCAACGGCGGTGGCGTCGAGCAGCTCAACACGATCACCAAGGAGCTCAACGCGGCCCTGGAGGGCAACGCTCCGGACATCAAGTCACTGCTGCGCAACGCCGAGAAACTCGTGAAGGCGCTCGACGAGCAGTCCAGCGACATCACGACCGCGTTGGACGCGCTCAACCGGCTGTCCTCCACGCTGAACTCGCAACGCGACAAGATCGCCGTCGCCGTCGAGGACCTCGGCCCCGGGCTGGAGGTGCTCGAACGCCAGCGTGACCAGCTCGTCGACATGCTGAGCGCGCTCGACGGCCTGTCCGAGGTGGCGGTCGAGACCGTCGATGCCGGGCAGGAGGACCTCGTCGCCAACCTCGAAGCACTTCTCCCGGTCCTGCGCAAGCTCGGGGAGGCCGGGTCCGACCTCCCGAACGCCCTCGAACTGATGCTCACCTACCCGTTCACCGACGCGGCGGCCGAGGGAGTCAAGGGCGACTACATGAACCTCTACCTCGAACTGGATCTCAACCTGAAGGAGATCCTCGCCAACCTCGGGCGCAGCAGGCAGAACCCGCTGCACAGCCTGCCGATCGTCGGCGACCTCACCAACCCCCGCGAGACGGACTCCGACGACACCTCGTCGGTGTTGCCGATCCCGGGCGACGACCCGTACAGCACTCAAGGGCAGGACAGCGGCGAGAGCGGTCTCGGCGGGCTTCTCGACTCCATCGTGGGAGGTGCTCGCTGA
- a CDS encoding MCE family protein, with translation MLVRKTRIQLVAFLVISVLAIGYALVRFTDVEKTFGSGGYTVHLHMSESGGIFTGAEVTYRGFNVGEVGPLSLTRDGLSAALRIEADAPPVPRDLHVAVANRSAVGEQYIDLRPVTDDGPFLADGDVIPADRVTTPVPAEKIITDLDALASSVPTESLRTVVDEAYQGFRGTGRDLQVLLDTTGEFTRVAKEYLPQTVRLLEDGSTVLATQNDLSTHMRSFSSDLKDLSQTLKDSDGDLRKLIATAPEAATTVSEVLAESGPGLSDLVANLLTTSNVLVTRLDGLEQAFVSYPVVAAGAYSVTPGDGTAHLGLVLNLFNPPACTKGYRPPDDYRPGNETDERGHYADAYCAEPEGSPIAVRGSQNAPFNGVPVVPSEDQVRANSNRDSEQLESLRRGALGLADSEGLSITSLRQLVGLED, from the coding sequence ATGCTCGTCCGCAAGACCCGGATCCAACTCGTCGCCTTCCTCGTCATCTCGGTCCTGGCCATCGGCTACGCGCTCGTGCGCTTCACCGACGTCGAGAAGACGTTCGGCTCGGGCGGCTACACCGTCCACCTCCACATGAGCGAGTCCGGGGGCATCTTCACCGGCGCGGAGGTCACCTACCGCGGTTTCAACGTCGGCGAGGTCGGTCCGCTCAGCCTCACCCGCGACGGTCTGTCGGCCGCCCTGCGGATCGAGGCGGACGCGCCGCCGGTGCCGCGCGACCTGCACGTCGCGGTCGCCAACCGCTCGGCGGTCGGCGAGCAGTACATCGACCTCCGGCCGGTCACCGATGACGGGCCTTTCCTCGCCGACGGCGACGTGATCCCGGCCGACAGGGTCACCACACCCGTCCCGGCCGAGAAGATCATCACCGACCTGGACGCGCTGGCGTCCTCGGTGCCGACCGAGTCGCTGCGCACGGTCGTCGACGAGGCCTACCAGGGCTTCCGCGGCACCGGCCGCGACCTGCAGGTGCTGCTCGACACCACCGGCGAGTTCACCCGCGTCGCGAAGGAGTACCTGCCGCAGACGGTGCGGCTGCTGGAGGACGGCTCGACCGTGCTGGCCACCCAGAACGACCTGAGCACGCACATGCGCTCGTTCAGCTCCGACCTGAAGGATCTGTCCCAGACGCTGAAGGACTCCGACGGCGACCTCCGCAAGCTCATCGCCACCGCCCCCGAGGCGGCCACCACCGTCAGCGAGGTACTCGCGGAGTCCGGGCCCGGCCTGAGCGACCTGGTGGCCAACCTGCTCACCACGTCCAACGTGCTCGTCACCCGGCTCGACGGGCTGGAGCAGGCGTTCGTCAGCTACCCCGTCGTCGCGGCGGGCGCGTACAGCGTGACCCCCGGCGACGGCACGGCACACCTGGGGCTCGTGCTGAACCTCTTCAACCCGCCCGCCTGCACCAAGGGTTACCGTCCCCCGGACGACTACCGCCCCGGCAACGAGACCGACGAACGCGGGCACTACGCCGACGCGTACTGTGCCGAACCCGAAGGCAGCCCCATCGCGGTCCGCGGCTCGCAGAACGCGCCCTTCAACGGTGTGCCCGTGGTGCCGAGCGAGGACCAGGTGCGGGCCAACAGCAACCGGGACTCGGAGCAGCTGGAGTCGCTGCGGCGCGGCGCACTCGGCCTCGCCGACAGCGAAGGCCTCTCGATCACCTCGCTGCGGCAGCTCGTGGGCCTGGAGGACTGA
- the rpoB gene encoding DNA-directed RNA polymerase subunit beta, with amino-acid sequence MAVSPANQATAATNSNRPSTGVPGAPKRVSFGEIREPLDTPHLLDVQIRSFEWFTGSEAWYERAVNEGEENPVGGLEEVLNEISPIEDFSGSMSLSFSDPRFDEVKASVEECKDKDMTYAAPLFVTAEFVNNNTGEIKSQTVFMGDFPVMTDKGTFIINGTERVVVSQLVRSPGVYFDQSVDKSTDKDVFSVKIIPSRGAWLEFDVDKRDTVGVRIDRKRRQPVTVLLKALGWTAEQIRERFSFSETLLATLEKDSTATQDEALLDIHRKLRPGEPPTKESAQALVENLFFKDKRYDLAKVGRYKVNKKLGLSLPYDTGTLTEDDIVATIEYLVRLHAGEETMRVGDVEVPVETDDIDHFGNRRIRTVGELIQNQIRVGLSRMERVVRERMTTQDVEAITPQTLINIRPVTAAIREFFGTSQLSQFMDQNNPLSGLTHKRRLNALGPGGLSRERAGMDVRDVHPSHYGRMCPIETPEGPNIGLIGSLSSYARVNPFGFIETPYRKVVDGKVTDEVHYLTADEEDRFVKAQANAPLTEDGHFMEEQVLGRRKGGEVELIDPMDVDYMDVSPRQMVSVATAMIPFLEHDDANRALMGANMQRQAVPLLQAESPLVGTGVELAAAVDAGDVIVAEEAGVVEELSADMITVMQDDGTRRTYGLYKFRRTNAGTCFNHRPVVDEGDRVEKGQVLADGPSTDKGEMALGKNLLVAIMPWEGHNYEDAIVISQRLVQDDVLTSIHIEEHEIDARDTKLGAEEITRDIPNVSEDVLADLDERGIVRIGAEVRDGDILVGKVTPKGETELTPEERLLRAIFGEKAREVRDTSLKVPHGETGKVIGVRVFSREDDDELPPGVNELVRVYVAKKSKIQDGDKLAGRHGNKGVIGKILPVEDMPFLEDGTPVDIVLNTHGVPRRMNIGQILELHLGWLASQGWKVEGNPEWAKNLTEELMDVEPGTNTATPVFDGAREHELTGLLGCAKPNRDGDRLVADDGKATLLDGRTGEPFPYPVAVGYMYILKLHHMVDDKIHARSTGPYSMITQQPLGGKAQFGGQRFGEMECWAMQAYGAAYTLQELLTIKSDDVLGRVKVYEAIVKGENMPSPGIPESFKVLLKELQSLCLNVEVLSTDGAAIEMRDSDDEDLERAAANLGINLSRNESPSVDDVVQ; translated from the coding sequence TTGGCAGTCTCTCCCGCGAACCAGGCCACTGCTGCGACCAACTCGAATCGACCGTCAACGGGTGTTCCTGGAGCACCGAAGCGAGTCTCTTTCGGGGAGATTCGCGAGCCGCTCGACACCCCGCACCTGCTTGACGTGCAGATCAGGTCGTTCGAATGGTTCACCGGCTCGGAGGCGTGGTACGAACGCGCCGTCAACGAGGGTGAGGAGAACCCGGTCGGCGGTCTCGAGGAGGTCCTGAACGAGATCTCCCCGATCGAGGACTTCTCCGGTTCGATGTCCCTGTCCTTCTCCGACCCACGCTTCGACGAGGTCAAGGCCTCCGTCGAGGAGTGCAAGGACAAGGACATGACCTACGCGGCGCCGCTGTTCGTCACCGCCGAGTTCGTCAACAACAACACCGGCGAGATCAAGAGCCAGACGGTCTTCATGGGTGACTTCCCCGTGATGACCGACAAGGGCACGTTCATCATCAACGGCACCGAGCGTGTCGTCGTGTCCCAGCTCGTGCGCTCGCCCGGCGTGTACTTCGACCAGTCCGTGGACAAGTCCACGGACAAGGACGTCTTCAGCGTCAAGATCATCCCGAGCCGCGGTGCGTGGCTCGAGTTCGACGTCGACAAGCGCGACACCGTCGGTGTCCGGATCGACCGGAAGCGTCGCCAGCCCGTCACTGTGCTGCTGAAGGCGCTCGGCTGGACCGCCGAGCAGATCCGCGAGCGCTTCTCCTTCTCCGAGACGCTGCTCGCGACCCTGGAGAAGGACTCCACCGCCACCCAGGACGAGGCGCTTCTCGACATCCACCGCAAGCTGCGGCCGGGTGAGCCTCCGACGAAGGAGAGTGCCCAGGCGCTGGTCGAGAACCTGTTCTTCAAGGACAAGCGGTACGACCTGGCCAAGGTGGGGCGCTACAAGGTCAACAAGAAGCTCGGGCTGAGCCTGCCGTACGACACGGGCACGCTCACCGAGGACGACATCGTCGCCACGATCGAGTACCTCGTCCGCCTGCACGCGGGCGAGGAGACCATGCGCGTCGGCGACGTCGAGGTGCCGGTCGAGACCGACGACATCGACCACTTCGGCAACCGCCGCATCCGCACGGTCGGCGAGCTGATCCAGAACCAGATCCGGGTGGGCCTGTCGCGCATGGAGCGCGTGGTCCGCGAGCGGATGACCACCCAGGACGTCGAGGCCATCACGCCTCAGACCCTGATCAACATCCGTCCGGTCACCGCGGCGATCCGGGAGTTCTTCGGAACCTCCCAGCTGTCGCAGTTCATGGACCAGAACAACCCGCTGTCGGGTCTGACCCACAAGCGTCGTCTCAACGCGCTCGGCCCCGGTGGTCTGTCGCGTGAGCGCGCCGGCATGGACGTTCGTGACGTGCACCCCAGCCACTACGGCCGGATGTGCCCGATCGAGACGCCGGAAGGCCCGAACATCGGTCTGATCGGGTCGCTGTCCTCCTACGCCAGGGTTAACCCGTTCGGGTTCATCGAAACCCCGTACCGGAAGGTCGTCGACGGCAAGGTCACCGACGAGGTGCACTACCTGACCGCCGACGAGGAGGACCGCTTCGTCAAGGCGCAGGCCAACGCGCCGCTGACCGAGGACGGCCACTTCATGGAGGAGCAGGTCCTGGGTCGCCGCAAGGGCGGTGAGGTCGAGCTGATCGACCCGATGGACGTCGACTACATGGACGTCTCGCCGCGGCAGATGGTGTCGGTCGCGACCGCCATGATCCCGTTCCTCGAGCACGACGACGCCAACCGTGCCCTCATGGGTGCGAACATGCAGCGTCAGGCCGTGCCGCTGCTGCAGGCCGAGTCCCCGCTCGTGGGTACGGGTGTGGAGCTCGCCGCCGCGGTCGACGCCGGTGACGTGATCGTCGCCGAGGAAGCCGGCGTGGTCGAGGAACTGTCGGCAGACATGATCACGGTCATGCAGGACGACGGCACCCGCCGCACGTACGGCCTGTACAAGTTCCGCCGCACCAACGCGGGCACCTGCTTCAACCACCGTCCGGTGGTCGACGAGGGCGACCGCGTCGAGAAGGGCCAGGTCCTCGCCGACGGCCCGTCGACCGACAAGGGCGAGATGGCCCTCGGCAAGAACCTCCTCGTGGCGATCATGCCGTGGGAGGGCCACAACTACGAGGACGCCATCGTCATCTCGCAGCGGCTCGTGCAGGACGACGTGCTCACGTCGATCCACATCGAGGAGCACGAGATCGACGCCCGCGACACCAAGCTCGGTGCCGAGGAGATCACCCGGGACATCCCGAACGTCTCCGAGGACGTCCTGGCGGACCTCGACGAGCGCGGCATCGTGCGCATCGGTGCGGAGGTCCGCGACGGCGACATCCTGGTCGGCAAGGTCACGCCCAAGGGCGAGACCGAGCTGACCCCCGAGGAGCGCCTGCTGCGTGCGATCTTCGGCGAGAAGGCGCGCGAGGTGCGCGACACCTCGCTGAAGGTGCCCCACGGCGAGACCGGCAAGGTCATCGGCGTCCGCGTGTTCTCCCGCGAGGACGACGACGAGCTGCCCCCGGGCGTCAACGAGCTCGTCCGCGTCTACGTCGCGAAGAAGAGCAAGATCCAGGACGGCGACAAGCTCGCGGGCCGGCACGGTAACAAGGGCGTCATCGGCAAGATCCTGCCGGTGGAGGACATGCCGTTCCTCGAGGACGGCACCCCGGTGGACATCGTGCTGAACACGCACGGTGTGCCGCGACGGATGAACATCGGTCAGATCCTCGAACTGCACCTCGGCTGGCTGGCCTCGCAGGGCTGGAAGGTCGAGGGCAACCCCGAGTGGGCGAAGAACCTGACCGAGGAGCTGATGGACGTGGAGCCGGGCACGAACACCGCGACGCCGGTGTTCGACGGTGCCCGGGAGCACGAGCTCACGGGGCTGCTGGGCTGCGCCAAGCCGAACCGCGACGGCGACCGCCTCGTCGCCGACGACGGCAAGGCCACGCTGCTCGACGGCCGCACCGGCGAGCCGTTCCCGTACCCCGTGGCGGTCGGCTACATGTACATCCTGAAGCTGCACCACATGGTGGACGACAAGATCCACGCTCGGTCCACCGGTCCGTACTCGATGATCACGCAGCAACCGCTCGGCGGTAAGGCGCAGTTCGGTGGTCAGCGCTTCGGTGAGATGGAGTGCTGGGCCATGCAGGCCTACGGCGCCGCGTACACCCTGCAGGAGCTGCTCACGATCAAGTCGGACGACGTTCTCGGCCGGGTGAAGGTCTACGAGGCCATCGTCAAGGGCGAGAACATGCCGTCGCCGGGCATTCCCGAGTCGTTCAAGGTGCTCCTGAAGGAGCTGCAGTCGCTGTGCCTGAACGTGGAGGTGCTCTCCACCGACGGAGCCGCCATCGAGATGCGTGACTCCGACGACGAGGACCTCGAGCGGGCCGCCGCCAACCTCGGCATCAACCTGTCCCGCAACGAGTCGCCCTCCGTGGACGACGTCGTGCAATGA
- a CDS encoding DNA-directed RNA polymerase subunit beta': MLDVNFFDELRIGLATADDIRQWSYGEVKKPETINYRTLKPEKDGLFCEKIFGPTRDWECYCGKYKRVRFKGIICERCGVEVTRAKVRRERMGHIELAAPVTHIWYFKGVPSRLGYLLDLAPKDLEKIIYFAAYVITGVNTELRHNDLPTLENEISVERKTIESRRDAEIEQRAQKLEADLAELEAEGAKADVRRKVKEGGEREMRQIRDRAQRELDRLEEVWTTFTKLEPRQLIVDEQLYRELYDRYGEYFTGGMGAEAIQKLASEFDVDAEAESLRETIRSGKGQKKLRALKRLKVVAAFQATGNDPRGMVLDAIPVIPPELRPMVQLDGGRFATSDLNDLYRRVINRNNRLKRLIDLGAPEIIVNNEKRMLQEAVDALFDNGRRGRPVTGPGNRPLKSLSDLLKGKQGRFRQNLLGKRVDYSGRSVIIVGPQLKLHQCGLPKDMALELFKPFVMKRLVDLNHAQNIKSAKRMVERARPQVWDVLEEVINGHPVLLNRAPTLHRLGIQAFEPQLVEGKAIQLHPLVCEAFNADFDGDQMAVHLPLSAEAQAEARILMLSANNILSPASGRPLAMPRLDMVTGLFHLTRLKEDAQGAGTAYSSPAEAIMAYDRKQLSLHAPVKIRIRDRQPNKQQEAALREQGWEPGQSWLAETTLGRVLFNDLLPADYPFINEPLPKKRQAAIVNDLAERYSMTQVAQTLDGLKDAGFHWATRSGVTVAITDVVVPPSKKEILDQYEARAAQVEKRYQRGQLSHLERNNELVKVWGQATEEVANAMEENLPDDNPISVIVKSGAAGNMTQVRSLAGMRGLVSNPKGEYIPRPIKANFREGLSVAEYFIATHGARKGLADTALRTADSGYLTRRLVDVSQDVIVRETDCGTSRGIMMTVADELPDGRLLRAEHVETSVYARNLATDAVDAQGNVVLNAADDLGDPAIDRLIQAGISKVKVRSVLTCESAMGVCATCYGRSMATGKLVDVGEAVGIVAAQSIGEPGTQLTMRTFHQGGVAGEDITTGLPRVTELFEARIPKGKAPIADVDGRVRIEESERFWKITLIPDDGSEEIVFDKLSKRQRLAITPDGPLADGDHVDVGQPLLEGTPDPHEVLRVMGPREAQMHLVDEVQKVYRAQGVSIHDKHIEVIVRQMLRRVTIIDSGSTEFLPGELPERTRFEQVNRQAVAEGGEPASGRPVLMGITKASLTTDSWLSAASFQETTRVLTDAAINGRSDSLIGLKENVIIGKLIPAGTGINRYRNIQVQPTEEARVAAYAIPSYDDGYYTPDVFGTGTGAAVPLDDYDFGRDFR; this comes from the coding sequence GTGCTGGACGTCAATTTCTTCGATGAGCTCCGGATCGGTCTCGCCACGGCCGACGACATCCGTCAGTGGTCCTACGGCGAGGTCAAGAAGCCGGAGACCATCAACTACCGCACGCTCAAGCCGGAGAAGGACGGGCTCTTCTGCGAGAAGATCTTCGGTCCCACCCGGGACTGGGAGTGCTACTGCGGCAAGTACAAGCGCGTCCGCTTCAAGGGCATCATCTGTGAGCGCTGTGGTGTCGAGGTCACCCGCGCGAAGGTGCGCCGTGAGCGGATGGGCCACATCGAGCTCGCCGCGCCCGTCACCCACATCTGGTACTTCAAGGGTGTTCCGTCGCGCCTCGGCTACCTGCTGGACCTGGCGCCGAAGGACCTCGAGAAGATCATCTACTTCGCCGCGTACGTCATCACCGGCGTGAACACCGAGCTGCGGCACAACGACCTGCCGACGCTGGAGAACGAGATCAGCGTCGAGCGCAAGACGATCGAGTCCCGGCGTGACGCCGAGATCGAGCAGCGCGCGCAGAAGCTCGAGGCCGACCTCGCCGAGCTCGAGGCCGAGGGTGCCAAGGCCGACGTTCGCCGCAAGGTGAAGGAGGGCGGCGAGCGCGAGATGCGGCAGATCCGCGACCGCGCCCAGCGGGAGCTCGACCGCCTGGAGGAGGTCTGGACGACCTTCACCAAGCTGGAGCCGCGTCAGCTCATCGTCGACGAGCAGCTCTACCGCGAGCTGTACGACCGCTACGGCGAGTACTTCACCGGCGGCATGGGCGCCGAGGCCATCCAGAAGCTGGCCAGCGAGTTCGACGTCGACGCCGAGGCGGAGTCGCTGCGCGAGACGATCCGCAGCGGCAAGGGCCAGAAGAAGCTGCGTGCGCTGAAGCGGCTGAAGGTCGTCGCGGCCTTCCAGGCCACCGGCAACGACCCGCGCGGCATGGTGCTCGACGCGATCCCGGTGATCCCGCCGGAGCTGCGTCCGATGGTGCAGCTCGACGGTGGCCGGTTCGCCACCTCGGACCTGAACGACCTGTACCGCCGCGTCATCAACCGCAACAACCGTCTCAAGCGACTGATCGACCTCGGCGCGCCCGAGATCATCGTCAACAACGAGAAGCGGATGCTGCAGGAGGCCGTCGACGCGCTGTTCGACAACGGCCGTCGTGGTCGTCCGGTGACCGGCCCCGGTAACCGCCCGCTGAAGTCGCTGTCCGACCTGCTCAAGGGCAAGCAGGGCCGCTTCCGGCAGAACCTGCTGGGTAAGCGGGTCGACTACTCGGGTCGTTCGGTCATCATCGTGGGTCCGCAGCTGAAGCTGCACCAGTGCGGTCTGCCGAAGGACATGGCGCTGGAGCTGTTCAAGCCGTTCGTCATGAAGCGGCTGGTGGACCTCAACCACGCGCAGAACATCAAGTCGGCCAAGCGGATGGTCGAGCGGGCGCGCCCGCAGGTGTGGGACGTGCTGGAAGAGGTCATCAACGGCCACCCCGTGCTGCTCAACCGTGCTCCGACGCTGCACCGCCTCGGTATCCAGGCGTTCGAGCCGCAGCTCGTCGAGGGCAAGGCCATCCAGCTGCACCCGCTGGTGTGTGAGGCGTTCAACGCCGACTTCGACGGTGACCAGATGGCGGTGCACCTGCCGCTGTCGGCCGAGGCGCAGGCCGAGGCACGCATCCTGATGCTGTCGGCGAACAACATCCTGTCGCCCGCGTCGGGTCGTCCGCTCGCCATGCCGCGTCTGGACATGGTGACCGGTCTGTTCCACCTCACGCGCCTCAAGGAGGACGCGCAGGGTGCGGGCACGGCGTACTCCTCACCGGCCGAGGCGATCATGGCCTACGACCGCAAGCAGCTGTCGCTGCACGCGCCGGTGAAGATCCGCATCCGCGACCGGCAGCCGAACAAGCAGCAGGAAGCGGCTCTGCGCGAGCAGGGTTGGGAGCCGGGCCAGTCGTGGCTCGCCGAGACCACACTCGGCCGGGTGCTGTTCAACGACCTGCTGCCGGCGGACTACCCGTTCATCAACGAGCCGTTGCCGAAGAAGCGCCAGGCCGCGATCGTCAACGATCTCGCCGAGCGCTACTCGATGACCCAGGTCGCGCAGACGCTCGACGGGCTCAAGGACGCCGGGTTCCACTGGGCCACCCGTTCGGGTGTCACCGTGGCCATCACCGACGTGGTCGTGCCGCCGTCGAAGAAGGAGATCCTCGACCAGTACGAGGCTCGGGCGGCGCAGGTCGAGAAGCGCTACCAGCGTGGTCAGCTGTCCCACCTGGAGCGCAACAACGAGCTCGTCAAGGTGTGGGGCCAGGCGACGGAGGAGGTCGCCAACGCCATGGAGGAGAACCTCCCCGACGACAACCCGATCTCGGTGATCGTGAAGTCCGGTGCGGCGGGCAACATGACCCAGGTGCGGTCGCTCGCCGGTATGCGCGGTCTGGTGTCGAACCCGAAGGGTGAGTACATCCCGCGTCCGATCAAGGCCAACTTCCGTGAGGGCCTGTCGGTGGCGGAGTACTTCATCGCCACGCACGGTGCCCGTAAGGGTCTGGCGGACACCGCTCTGCGGACCGCCGACTCGGGTTACCTCACCCGTCGTCTGGTGGACGTGTCGCAGGACGTCATCGTTCGCGAGACCGACTGTGGCACCAGCCGCGGCATCATGATGACCGTCGCCGACGAGCTGCCCGACGGTCGTCTGCTGCGGGCCGAGCACGTCGAGACGAGCGTGTACGCCCGCAACCTCGCGACCGACGCGGTGGACGCGCAGGGCAACGTGGTGCTCAACGCCGCCGACGACCTCGGCGACCCCGCGATCGACCGGCTCATCCAGGCCGGCATCAGCAAGGTCAAGGTCCGCAGCGTCCTGACCTGCGAGTCGGCGATGGGTGTCTGCGCCACCTGCTACGGCCGTTCCATGGCGACCGGCAAGCTGGTGGACGTCGGCGAGGCCGTCGGTATCGTCGCCGCCCAGTCGATCGGTGAGCCGGGTACGCAGCTGACGATGCGTACGTTCCACCAGGGTGGTGTGGCCGGCGAGGACATCACGACCGGTCTGCCCCGTGTCACGGAGCTGTTCGAGGCCCGTATCCCGAAGGGCAAGGCCCCGATCGCCGATGTCGACGGCCGGGTGCGCATCGAGGAGAGCGAGCGGTTCTGGAAGATCACGCTCATCCCCGACGACGGCAGCGAGGAGATCGTCTTCGACAAGCTGTCGAAGCGGCAGCGGCTCGCGATCACCCCGGACGGCCCGCTGGCGGACGGCGACCACGTCGACGTCGGTCAGCCGCTGCTGGAAGGCACGCCGGACCCGCACGAGGTGCTCCGCGTGATGGGTCCCCGCGAGGCGCAGATGCACCTGGTGGACGAGGTCCAGAAGGTGTACCGCGCGCAGGGTGTGTCCATCCACGACAAGCACATCGAGGTCATCGTGCGGCAGATGCTGCGCCGCGTGACGATCATCGACTCCGGTTCGACCGAGTTCCTGCCCGGTGAGCTCCCCGAGCGCACCCGGTTCGAGCAGGTCAACCGGCAGGCGGTCGCGGAGGGCGGCGAGCCCGCCTCCGGTCGCCCGGTGCTGATGGGTATCACCAAGGCGTCGCTGACCACGGACTCGTGGCTGTCGGCCGCCTCCTTCCAGGAGACGACCCGCGTGCTCACCGACGCGGCCATCAACGGCCGCAGTGACTCGCTGATCGGCCTGAAGGAGAACGTGATCATCGGTAAGTTGATCCCGGCCGGTACGGGCATCAACCGGTACCGCAACATCCAGGTGCAGCCGACCGAGGAGGCGAGGGTCGCCGCCTACGCGATCCCGTCCTACGACGACGGCTATTACACGCCTGATGTGTTCGGTACCGGCACCGGTGCCGCGGTTCCGCTGGACGACTACGACTTCGGTCGCGACTTCCGGTAA